A genomic region of Vitis vinifera cultivar Pinot Noir 40024 chromosome 7, ASM3070453v1 contains the following coding sequences:
- the LOC100268071 gene encoding farnesylcysteine lyase, whose protein sequence is MEETKHAQAKMLSGLTFSVFFLLFHSPISSATSPPSPPIFCIVGGGISGSSVAHFLRRYSPHTALTLRIFERSGVVGGRMATVVLAGETFEAGASILHPKNFHAVNFTKMLNLSVKTPPSSESSLSLGIWDGEKFVFKTLDSNSKSSIVQRIVAITNSVLLFVRYGFSLLKMDSFVQTTVDNFLKYYASFESRPVFETVDEMLKWADLYNLTARTLQDELVEAGLSPLLIEELVTVITRINYGQSVSISGLAGAVSLAGSGGGLWSVERGNWQIVAGLINHSDVVLHRNEEIESISYHGEYYELNSTKGNSYKCEVAVIATPLDELNIHFNPPISIPKRKLQHTHATFVRGLLNPAYFGLVAVSEIPELVGTLEDPNLPFSSISVLRKHDEKDMSYKIFSRKPMADVLLDRIFSLRKETIRINWGAYPHYSAPEVFAPFVLDGRHLYYVNAFENAASTMETSAVAAENIARLILSRYSGLMLSSPSNLKSPGSDEEDLHSDL, encoded by the exons ATGGAAGAAACGAAGCATGCTCAAGCAAAGATGTTATCAGGCTTGACTTTCTCAGTTTTCTTTCTCCTCTTTCACTCACCTATCTCCTCTGCCACCTCACCCCCGTCGCCGCCCATCTTCTGCATCGTCGGCGGCGGCATCAGCGGCTCATCCGTTGCCCACTTCCTCCGCCGGTACTCCCCTCATACAGCACTTACACTTCGGATCTTCGAGCGAAGCGGCGTCGTCGGAGGCCGGATGGCCACAGTCGTGCTAGCCGGAGAAACATTCGAGGCCGGGGCCTCAATTCTTCATCCCAAGAACTTCCACGCCGTGAATTTCACCAAGATGCTTAATCTCAGTGTGAAGACACCTCCTTCTTCTGAGTCCTCTTTGTCTCTTGGGATTTGGGATGGTGAGAAGTTTGTGTTCAAAACCCTAGATTCCAATTCCAAGTCTTCCATTGTTCAAAGAATTGTGGCAATTACCAACTCCGTGCTTTTGTTCGTGCGTTACGGCTTCTCTCTCCTCAAAATGGATAGCTTTGTTCAG ACTACAGTTGATAATTTCTTGAAGTATTATGCAAGCTTTGAGTCAAGACCGGTTTTTGAGACTGTGGATGAGATGCTTAAGTGGGCAGATTTATACAATCTCACTGCTCGGACATTGCAAGATGAATTGGTTGAGGCAGGGTTATCTCCCTTGCTGATAGAAGAGCTTGTCACA GTTATCACACGAATTAATTATGGTCAAAGTGTCAGCATCAGTGGACTTGCTGGTGCAGTTTCCCTAGCAGGATCTGGTGGAGGGTTATGGTCAGTTGAAAGAGGGAACTGGCAAATTGTTGCCGGATTGATTAATCATTCAGATGTTGTATTGCACCGTAATGAAGAAATAGAATCTATTTCTTACCACGGAGAGTATTATGAGCTTAACTCCACAAAAGGAAACAGTTACAAGTGTGAAGTTGCAGTGATTGCTACTCCACTGGATGAGCTGAATATTCATTTTAACCCTCCAATTTCAATTCCTAAGAGAAAATTACAACACACTCATGCAACTTTTGTAAGGGGTCTGTTAAATCCT GCATATTTTGGCTTGGTTGCTGTATCAGAAATTCCAGAACTGGTGGGTACCTTGGAGGATCCCAACCTTCCATTTTCAAGCATATCTGTTCTCAGGAAACACGATGAGAAGGATATGTCTTACAAGATATTTTCTCGTAAACCAATGGCTGATGTGTTGCTAGACCGCATCTTTAG TTTGAGGAAGGAAACAATTCGAATAAATTGGGGTGCGTATCCTCATTACAGTGCTCCTGAAGTGTTTGCGCCATTTGTATTAGACGGTCGACATTTGTACTACGTGAATGCTTTTGAGAATGCTGCAAGCACCATGGAGACAAGTGCTGTTGCAGCTGAGAATATAGCTCGACTGATCTTGTCCAGATATTCTGGTCTAATGCTCTCAAGTCCATCAAACTTGAAGAGCCCTGGCTCTGATGAAGAGGATTTGCATTCTGATCTGTAA